From the genome of Bombus pascuorum chromosome 2, iyBomPasc1.1, whole genome shotgun sequence, one region includes:
- the LOC132904509 gene encoding uncharacterized protein LOC132904509 encodes MITIKFETNLRIYVKVTKYLLQIQDVTEHVAPTQGTDCTPMKTMKEFYINVESIEYGISIKNDDIFRMGQVFQQTWETPGIIHSLTAMIRRLQACLEMRIGNIEYLLLRRKMAPACSVALCIYLIKT; translated from the exons ATGAttacgataaaatttgaaactaacCTGAGAATATATGtgaaagttacaaaatatttattgcaaatacaGGATGTAACAGAACATGTGGCACCCACTCAAGGAACTGATTGCACACCAATGAAAAcaatgaaagaattttatataaacgtgGAGTCTATTGAGTACGgaatatctattaaaaatgATGATATATTCAGAATGGGACAAGTTTTTCAACAAACTTGGGAAACACCAGGAATCATTCACAGTTTAACCGCAATGATAAGACGTTTACAAGCTTGCCTTGAAATGCGAATTGGTAACATTGAGTATCTTCTTTTAAG GCGTAAAATGGCTCCCGCATGTTCTGTCGCGCTCtgcatatatttaataaaaacttaG